The proteins below are encoded in one region of Deinococcus aquaedulcis:
- a CDS encoding MIP/aquaporin family protein has protein sequence MAPSLARAAVAEGVGTFALVVLGPGAAVVHAQTGALGHLGVALVFGLTVVGVLATLGPVSGAHINPAATLALTLAGRFPWAWVAPYVAAQLTGAALGALVLLALLGRVGDLGVTVPAGHVGLSFALELGLSFCLLLAALRSGRPWVVGGVVALAAAIGGPVSGASMNPARSFGPALVSGIWAAHWLYWAAPALGAVLAAGVHRRLENRAPLAAPAVVDRGAAG, from the coding sequence GTGGCGCCTTCCCTGGCCCGCGCGGCGGTGGCAGAGGGGGTGGGCACCTTTGCCCTGGTGGTGCTGGGGCCCGGGGCCGCCGTGGTGCACGCGCAGACGGGCGCGCTGGGGCACCTGGGGGTGGCGCTGGTCTTCGGCCTCACCGTGGTGGGGGTGCTGGCCACGCTGGGGCCGGTCAGCGGCGCGCACATCAACCCGGCGGCCACCCTGGCCCTGACACTGGCGGGGCGCTTTCCCTGGGCGTGGGTGGCCCCGTATGTGGCGGCGCAGCTGACGGGCGCGGCGCTGGGGGCCCTGGTGCTCCTGGCCCTGCTGGGCCGCGTGGGCGACCTGGGGGTGACGGTGCCGGCGGGGCACGTGGGGCTGTCGTTTGCGCTGGAACTGGGGCTAAGCTTCTGCCTGCTGCTGGCGGCGCTGCGCTCGGGGCGACCCTGGGTGGTGGGCGGGGTGGTGGCCCTGGCGGCGGCCATCGGGGGACCGGTCAGTGGAGCCAGCATGAACCCGGCGCGCTCGTTTGGGCCGGCGCTGGTGAGCGGCATCTGGGCCGCACACTGGCTGTACTGGGCGGCGCCCGCGCTGGGGGCGGTGCTGGCAGCGGGGGTGCACCGGAGGCTGGAGAACCGGGCGCCTCTGGCTGCCCCGGCCGTGGTGGACCGTGGCGCTGCCGGCTGA
- a CDS encoding phosphoglycerate kinase produces the protein MQTLNQLDVRGKRVLVRVDYNVPVSGGVVQDDTRVTASLPTLKALLDAGARNLILMSHFGRPKNGPEEKYSLAPVAAVLESTLGRPVKFIAGTADSGETLAAVQALGEGEVALLENVRFSAGEEKNDAALSGKLAQLGDAFVLDAFGSAHRAHASVSGVAGQLPHAAGLLLQTEVDALSRLIESPQSPYVVIIGGAKVSDKIKVIENLLPKVDRMLIGGGMMFTFLKARGGQIGQSLVEDDQVEYARGLLDTYGDKLMLPTDAVAADRFAADAETKVVPADQIPEGWMGLDIGPDTQQAYARALEGAKTVFWNGPMGVFEFERFAAGTNAVAAAVGSLKDQAYTVVGGGDSVSAINKSGKADQIDHISTGGGASLELLEGKALPGVEAMR, from the coding sequence ATGCAGACTCTGAACCAACTTGATGTTCGCGGTAAACGCGTGCTGGTGCGCGTGGATTACAACGTGCCGGTCAGCGGCGGCGTGGTGCAGGACGACACCCGCGTGACCGCCAGCCTGCCCACCCTGAAGGCCCTGCTGGACGCGGGTGCGCGCAACCTGATTCTGATGAGCCACTTTGGCCGTCCGAAGAACGGGCCCGAAGAGAAGTATTCCCTGGCGCCTGTGGCGGCGGTGCTGGAAAGCACGCTGGGGCGCCCGGTGAAGTTCATTGCGGGCACAGCGGACAGCGGCGAAACCCTGGCGGCGGTGCAGGCCCTGGGCGAGGGCGAGGTGGCGCTGCTGGAGAACGTGCGGTTCAGTGCAGGCGAGGAAAAAAACGACGCGGCCCTGAGCGGGAAGCTGGCGCAGCTGGGCGACGCCTTTGTGCTGGACGCGTTTGGCAGCGCGCACCGGGCGCACGCCAGTGTCAGCGGGGTGGCGGGGCAACTGCCGCACGCCGCTGGCCTGCTGCTGCAGACCGAGGTGGACGCCCTGTCGCGCCTGATCGAGTCGCCGCAGTCGCCGTACGTGGTGATTATCGGCGGGGCCAAGGTCAGCGACAAGATCAAGGTGATTGAAAACCTGCTGCCCAAGGTGGACCGCATGCTGATCGGCGGCGGAATGATGTTCACGTTCCTGAAGGCGCGCGGCGGCCAGATTGGCCAGAGCCTTGTGGAAGACGACCAGGTGGAATACGCCCGGGGACTGCTGGACACCTACGGCGACAAGCTGATGCTGCCCACCGACGCCGTGGCCGCCGACCGTTTTGCCGCCGACGCTGAGACCAAGGTGGTTCCTGCCGACCAGATTCCCGAGGGCTGGATGGGCCTGGACATTGGCCCGGACACCCAGCAGGCGTACGCCCGGGCCCTGGAAGGCGCCAAAACCGTGTTCTGGAACGGACCGATGGGCGTCTTTGAATTCGAGAGGTTCGCGGCGGGCACCAACGCAGTGGCGGCGGCGGTGGGCAGCCTGAAAGATCAGGCGTATACCGTCGTGGGCGGCGGCGATTCGGTGAGCGCCATCAACAAAAGCGGCAAGGCCGACCAGATTGACCACATCTCCACGGGTGGCGGCGCCAGCCTGGAACTGCTGGAAGGCAAGGCCCTGCCCGGTGTGGAGGCCATGCGCTAA
- a CDS encoding arsenate reductase ArsC yields the protein MPRVLILCTHNSARSQMAEALVRAAARRGLALEVHSAGTEATRVKPEAAVVMAELGLDLSGHTSKTLWDVPDAQRFDYVVTVCDSAAAGCPVYPGQTERRHYPFVDPSGGSLDRWRAVRDQLELQFEAFVQALQAGQAAPPSYVDSPAVPVA from the coding sequence GTGCCGCGCGTCCTGATTCTGTGTACCCACAATTCCGCCCGGTCCCAGATGGCCGAGGCGCTGGTCCGCGCCGCCGCGCGCCGGGGGCTGGCCCTGGAGGTGCATTCAGCGGGCACCGAGGCCACGCGCGTGAAACCGGAAGCGGCCGTGGTGATGGCCGAGCTGGGCCTGGATCTCTCGGGCCACACCAGCAAGACGCTGTGGGACGTGCCGGACGCCCAGCGCTTTGATTACGTGGTGACGGTGTGCGACAGCGCGGCCGCCGGGTGCCCGGTGTATCCGGGGCAGACCGAGCGGCGGCACTATCCGTTCGTGGACCCCAGTGGCGGAAGCCTCGACCGCTGGCGGGCCGTGCGTGACCAGCTGGAGCTGCAGTTTGAGGCGTTTGTGCAGGCCCTGCAGGCGGGGCAGGCCGCGCCGCCCAGCTACGTGGACAGCCCCGCCGTGCCGGTGGCCTGA
- a CDS encoding M12 family metallopeptidase, translating into MKHTFALLPLTTLALLAGCAGQTPLPESAALNLQGGPTFRVDLRETPLAALDAAARARLSQEAAVEITLRSGTTLMYRNVGGHIVVDGDMLLGRSEDAAQVLARLDKAPAGSLGTQSLSRFAAGGGNWANKTVPYFWKQGALTATQVAAVNAAVERWNAQAGTTLRWVWNPNAANKVEFVVGGGGCGSSYVGAIGGTQPLTIAPNCFNNSTIIHEMGHASGFHHEHQRCDRDNYITVGSAYVGDTTNFGKTCNAYTHGPYDYDSVMNYFPPYIYARSQPVGTYNGSPSNLGKVSELSRGDLFALQAIYPGGTTPPPTTGRTYTGTLNSGAATVQPGSSGFSYAGGTLKGSLTGPAGSDFDLYLQRWSGSAWGTVAQSTSPGNTETVSYAAGAGTYRWYIYSYSGSGTYSLTETK; encoded by the coding sequence ATGAAGCACACTTTTGCCCTCCTGCCGCTTACCACTCTTGCCCTGCTGGCCGGTTGTGCCGGGCAGACGCCGCTGCCCGAGAGCGCGGCCCTGAACCTGCAAGGGGGGCCCACCTTCCGCGTGGACCTGCGCGAAACGCCGCTGGCGGCCCTGGACGCCGCCGCGCGCGCCCGCCTGTCGCAGGAGGCGGCCGTGGAAATCACGCTGCGCAGCGGCACCACCCTGATGTACCGCAACGTGGGCGGCCATATCGTGGTGGACGGCGACATGCTGCTGGGCCGCTCGGAGGACGCCGCGCAGGTGCTCGCACGCCTGGACAAGGCGCCGGCCGGCAGCCTGGGCACCCAGAGCCTCTCGCGCTTTGCGGCGGGTGGCGGCAACTGGGCGAACAAAACGGTGCCGTATTTCTGGAAGCAGGGCGCCCTGACGGCCACGCAGGTGGCGGCGGTGAACGCGGCGGTGGAACGCTGGAACGCGCAGGCGGGCACCACCCTGCGCTGGGTCTGGAACCCGAACGCCGCCAACAAGGTGGAGTTCGTGGTGGGGGGCGGCGGCTGCGGGTCGTCGTACGTGGGGGCCATTGGGGGCACGCAGCCGCTGACCATTGCGCCGAACTGCTTTAACAACAGCACCATCATTCACGAGATGGGCCACGCCTCGGGCTTTCACCACGAGCACCAGCGCTGTGACCGCGATAACTACATTACGGTGGGCAGCGCCTACGTGGGCGACACCACCAATTTCGGCAAGACCTGCAACGCCTACACCCACGGTCCGTACGACTACGACTCGGTGATGAACTACTTCCCGCCGTACATCTACGCGCGCAGCCAGCCGGTGGGCACCTACAACGGCTCGCCGAGCAACCTGGGCAAGGTCTCGGAACTCAGCCGGGGCGACCTGTTCGCGCTGCAGGCCATCTACCCGGGCGGCACCACCCCGCCCCCCACCACGGGCCGCACCTACACCGGCACACTGAACAGCGGCGCCGCCACGGTGCAGCCGGGCTCCTCGGGCTTCTCGTACGCGGGGGGCACGCTGAAGGGCTCGCTCACCGGGCCGGCGGGCAGCGACTTTGACCTGTACCTGCAGCGCTGGTCCGGCTCGGCGTGGGGCACGGTGGCCCAGAGCACCAGCCCCGGCAATACCGAGACGGTCAGCTACGCGGCTGGGGCGGGCACCTACCGCTGGTACATCTACAGCTACAGCGGCAGCGGAACGTACAGTCTGACCGAGACGAAGTAA
- the gap gene encoding type I glyceraldehyde-3-phosphate dehydrogenase: protein MKVGINGFGRIGRLVFRVLEARGVEVVAINDLTDNKTLATLLKYDSTAGKFDGTVAYDEESLTVNGKKIHALAERDPANIKWGEMGVDIVIESTGIFTSREGAGKHIQGGAKKVIITAPAKGEDISVVLGVNEGDYDAAQHHIISNASCTTNSLGAPMKLLDEAFGIEKAIMTTVHSYTNDQRVLDLPHSDLRRARAAAVNIIPTSTGAAKAVSQVYPALKGKFDGTSLRVPTPTGSISDVVVILKRDVTAEEVNAVFRAAAEGSHKGIIAYTEDPIVLSDIVGDPHSAIIDGGLTMAMGSLVKFFSWYDNEWGYSSRIADLVQLVQQKG, encoded by the coding sequence ATGAAAGTAGGGATTAACGGCTTCGGCCGCATCGGTCGTCTGGTGTTTCGTGTCCTGGAAGCGCGCGGCGTTGAAGTGGTCGCCATCAACGATCTGACCGACAACAAGACGCTGGCCACCCTCCTGAAGTACGACAGCACCGCCGGCAAGTTCGACGGCACGGTGGCGTACGACGAAGAGAGCCTGACGGTCAACGGCAAGAAGATCCATGCGCTCGCCGAGCGCGATCCCGCCAACATCAAGTGGGGCGAGATGGGCGTGGACATCGTCATTGAGTCCACCGGGATCTTTACCAGCCGCGAGGGCGCGGGCAAGCACATCCAGGGCGGCGCCAAGAAGGTCATCATCACGGCGCCTGCCAAGGGCGAGGACATCAGCGTGGTGCTGGGTGTGAACGAAGGCGACTATGACGCCGCGCAGCACCACATCATCTCCAACGCCAGCTGCACCACCAACTCCCTGGGCGCGCCCATGAAGCTGCTGGACGAGGCCTTTGGCATCGAGAAAGCCATCATGACCACGGTGCACAGCTACACCAACGACCAGCGCGTGCTGGACCTGCCGCACAGCGACCTGCGCCGCGCGCGCGCCGCCGCCGTGAACATCATCCCCACCTCCACGGGCGCGGCCAAGGCCGTGTCGCAGGTGTACCCCGCGCTGAAGGGCAAGTTCGACGGGACCAGTCTGCGCGTACCCACCCCCACGGGCTCCATCAGCGACGTGGTCGTGATTCTCAAGCGCGACGTGACCGCCGAGGAAGTCAACGCGGTGTTCCGGGCCGCCGCTGAAGGCAGCCACAAGGGCATCATCGCCTACACCGAAGACCCCATCGTGCTCAGCGACATCGTGGGCGATCCCCACAGCGCGATCATTGACGGCGGCCTGACGATGGCCATGGGCAGCCTCGTGAAGTTCTTCAGCTGGTACGACAACGAGTGGGGCTACAGCAGCCGCATTGCGGATCTGGTGCAACTCGTTCAGCAAAAAGGCTAA
- a CDS encoding cyclodeaminase/cyclohydrolase family protein — protein sequence MSSLWSRSAADLLDATASAEATPGGGATAAVTGAFGAALLSMAVGISQKKGASARLDDALKQVTALRQRLQALADEDVQAFGQYVEASHLSTDDPQRPEALQAAGEAAMQVPLTLARVIVEGLDTAQALALAVHQEVVSDVGAGASLLQGALLAALLTVEINLPHVAADAREAIQAEHDRLKDQGLKRAQATLDSCAERLREAASTG from the coding sequence ATGTCTTCCCTGTGGTCACGCTCGGCAGCAGACCTTCTGGACGCCACGGCCAGTGCCGAGGCCACGCCCGGCGGTGGAGCGACAGCGGCCGTGACCGGAGCCTTCGGCGCCGCGCTGCTGAGCATGGCGGTGGGCATCTCGCAGAAGAAAGGGGCCTCAGCAAGACTGGACGATGCGCTCAAGCAGGTCACGGCGCTGCGACAGCGCCTTCAGGCCCTCGCCGATGAGGACGTGCAGGCCTTTGGGCAGTACGTGGAGGCCAGTCACCTCTCTACAGACGACCCCCAGAGACCAGAGGCGCTGCAGGCAGCGGGCGAGGCGGCCATGCAGGTGCCACTCACTCTGGCCCGGGTCATCGTGGAAGGCCTGGACACGGCGCAGGCGCTGGCCCTCGCCGTTCACCAAGAAGTGGTAAGCGACGTGGGGGCCGGGGCCAGCCTGCTGCAAGGCGCCTTGCTGGCCGCGCTGCTGACGGTGGAAATCAACCTGCCCCATGTCGCTGCCGATGCCCGGGAGGCTATTCAGGCGGAGCACGACCGCTTGAAAGATCAGGGGCTGAAGCGGGCGCAGGCCACGCTGGACAGCTGCGCCGAGCGCCTCCGGGAGGCAGCGAGCACAGGGTAA
- a CDS encoding aspartate kinase — protein sequence MGYELLVMKFGGTNMQDARAVRHSASLAARSIREGVKVVVVVSAMAGVTNSLLKLADAAQSGDIASANDEIALMRTRHFTAAQELGAAPDSAVVRELREMHETLRQAVYGVYLLRELTPRSRDLIVAFGERLSAPLMSLALEQGGLRAHHLTGGEAGILTDTHFGNAKPLPGTYERVKDRLSGLLAAGVTPVVAGFMGETDKGAITTLGRGGTDFSATIVGKALGADEVWAWKDVDGVMSADPRVVKDARNIEVLSYGEVMELAYFGAKVLHPLAVTPLQESGIPLRVKSAADPDFPGTLVQAEPRDEAGHPVKAVTAIRNVSIINVSGAGVLGIPEVIASVFDAIARENVTLLMVSQSSSMSNVSLAVQTADAERTLSALRAGVSLELQIEEQPGVAVLAIVGSGMRGQRGVSARMFTALAAQDVNILMISQGSSELNVSVAVEGGHVDTATRAVHTAFDLGQKVQA from the coding sequence ATGGGTTACGAGCTTCTGGTCATGAAATTCGGCGGGACAAACATGCAAGACGCCCGCGCCGTGCGCCACAGCGCCTCGCTGGCCGCGCGCAGTATCCGCGAGGGCGTCAAGGTGGTGGTGGTGGTCTCTGCCATGGCGGGCGTGACCAACAGCCTGCTGAAACTGGCCGACGCCGCGCAGTCCGGCGACATTGCCAGCGCCAACGACGAGATTGCCCTGATGCGCACCCGGCATTTCACGGCCGCTCAGGAACTGGGCGCCGCCCCCGACAGCGCCGTGGTGCGCGAACTGCGCGAGATGCACGAAACCCTGCGCCAGGCCGTGTACGGCGTGTACTTGCTGCGCGAACTCACCCCGCGCTCGCGCGACCTGATCGTGGCCTTTGGCGAGCGCCTCTCGGCGCCCCTGATGAGCCTCGCCCTGGAACAGGGTGGCCTGCGCGCCCACCACCTCACGGGCGGCGAGGCCGGCATCCTGACCGACACGCACTTTGGCAACGCCAAGCCCCTGCCCGGCACTTACGAGCGCGTCAAGGACCGCCTCAGCGGCCTGCTGGCCGCCGGGGTCACGCCCGTGGTGGCCGGTTTCATGGGCGAAACCGACAAGGGGGCCATCACCACCCTGGGCCGGGGCGGCACCGATTTCAGCGCCACCATCGTGGGCAAGGCCCTGGGCGCCGATGAAGTGTGGGCCTGGAAGGACGTGGACGGCGTGATGAGCGCCGACCCCCGCGTGGTCAAAGACGCCCGCAACATCGAGGTTCTGAGCTACGGCGAGGTGATGGAGCTGGCCTATTTCGGCGCCAAGGTGCTGCACCCGCTGGCGGTCACACCTCTGCAGGAAAGTGGGATTCCCCTGCGCGTGAAAAGTGCCGCCGACCCCGACTTCCCCGGCACCCTGGTGCAGGCCGAACCCCGCGATGAGGCCGGGCACCCGGTCAAGGCTGTGACCGCCATTCGCAACGTGAGCATCATCAACGTCAGCGGCGCCGGCGTGCTGGGCATCCCCGAGGTGATCGCCAGCGTCTTTGACGCTATTGCCCGCGAGAACGTCACCCTGCTGATGGTCTCGCAGAGCTCCTCCATGAGCAACGTCTCGCTGGCCGTGCAGACCGCCGACGCCGAGCGCACCCTCTCGGCCCTGCGCGCCGGAGTCAGCCTGGAACTGCAAATCGAGGAACAGCCCGGCGTGGCCGTGCTGGCCATCGTGGGCAGCGGCATGCGCGGCCAGCGCGGCGTCTCGGCCCGCATGTTCACTGCGCTGGCCGCGCAGGACGTGAACATCCTGATGATCTCCCAGGGCAGCTCCGAGCTGAACGTCTCGGTGGCGGTGGAGGGCGGGCATGTGGACACCGCCACGCGGGCCGTTCACACGGCGTTCGACCTGGGCCAGAAAGTCCAGGCTTGA
- the chrA gene encoding chromate efflux transporter yields the protein MALPAEGLGPGAPEQTRGTFLEVLLVFGRLGLTSFGGPVAHLGYFREEFVHRRRWLDEASYAELVALCQFLPGPASSQVGMALGIQRAGLPGALAAWLGFTLPSAALLVLFALGVRAAGDLDSAGWLHGLKLVAVAVVAQAVLGMARSLTPDRPRALLALGAAAVTLLAPWALTPVLLMGAAGLIGWRFLNRGAAREETPPQTAWPLALSRRVGAACLGLFGALLLGLPLLREVVGGPVLGLVDSFYRAGALVFGGGHVVLPLLEAEVVPPGWVTPDAFLAGYGAAQAVPGPLFTFSAYLGAVANVGLSPLVAAGLALGAIFLPAFLLVTGALPFWGRWRTRPGAQAALQGVNAAVVGLLLAALYTPVFTAAVRSPLDFAVVLVAFAALEHGRMPPWLVVGLGALVGWML from the coding sequence GTGGCGCTGCCGGCTGAGGGCCTGGGCCCTGGGGCACCGGAGCAGACCAGGGGCACCTTTCTGGAGGTGCTGCTGGTCTTTGGGCGGCTGGGCCTGACCAGTTTTGGCGGGCCGGTGGCGCACCTGGGGTACTTCCGCGAGGAATTCGTGCACCGCCGCCGCTGGCTGGATGAGGCCAGCTACGCCGAACTGGTGGCGCTGTGCCAGTTTCTGCCGGGGCCGGCCAGCAGTCAGGTGGGCATGGCCCTGGGGATTCAGCGCGCGGGGCTGCCGGGGGCGCTGGCGGCGTGGCTGGGGTTTACCCTGCCCAGCGCGGCGCTGCTGGTGCTGTTTGCGCTGGGGGTGCGCGCGGCGGGCGACCTGGACAGCGCGGGGTGGCTGCACGGCCTGAAGCTGGTGGCAGTGGCGGTGGTGGCGCAGGCGGTGCTGGGCATGGCGCGCAGCCTCACGCCCGACCGGCCCCGGGCCCTGCTGGCGCTGGGGGCCGCTGCCGTGACGCTGCTGGCCCCCTGGGCCCTGACACCCGTGCTGCTGATGGGCGCCGCTGGGCTGATCGGCTGGCGGTTTCTGAACCGGGGGGCGGCCCGGGAAGAGACGCCGCCGCAGACGGCGTGGCCGCTGGCCCTGTCGCGGCGGGTGGGGGCGGCCTGCCTGGGGCTGTTTGGGGCGCTGCTGCTGGGCCTGCCTCTGCTGCGGGAGGTGGTGGGCGGTCCAGTGCTGGGCCTGGTGGACAGCTTTTACCGCGCGGGTGCGCTGGTGTTTGGGGGCGGCCACGTGGTCCTGCCGCTGCTGGAAGCCGAGGTCGTGCCGCCCGGCTGGGTGACGCCCGACGCCTTTCTGGCCGGCTACGGGGCTGCGCAGGCGGTGCCCGGGCCGCTGTTTACCTTCAGCGCGTACCTGGGCGCGGTGGCCAATGTGGGACTGTCGCCGCTGGTGGCAGCGGGCCTGGCGCTGGGGGCTATCTTTCTGCCGGCCTTCCTGCTGGTGACGGGCGCCCTGCCCTTCTGGGGCCGCTGGCGCACGCGCCCGGGCGCGCAGGCGGCGCTGCAGGGGGTGAATGCAGCGGTGGTGGGGCTGCTGCTTGCGGCGCTGTACACGCCGGTGTTCACGGCGGCGGTGCGCTCGCCGCTGGACTTCGCTGTGGTCCTCGTGGCCTTTGCGGCGCTGGAACATGGGCGAATGCCCCCCTGGCTGGTGGTGGGGCTGGGGGCGCTGGTGGGGTGGATGCTGTAG
- a CDS encoding phosphatase PAP2 family protein: protein MLARLRHEFVPFLLQRWRSLLLLLLGVMAPLLLFTHLAHEIFVEGGFAWDQAVLNWYAAQRTPGLTRAAETLAQVAGVKVLPFITLAIAWLLGSWHEGRGRAHGWFLLLSVLGATLLNVAAKVVFQRPRPDELTAVLAEPGFSFPSGHAMANAAFGMALALVFWRSRAGWPVAAFGLVWAVTVGASRNYLGVHYPSDVLAGMTASVAWVVGLRLLMVRRWPSLRRSPAGQHDTRE, encoded by the coding sequence ATGCTCGCCCGACTGCGCCACGAGTTTGTGCCCTTCCTTCTGCAGCGCTGGCGCTCCCTGCTGCTGCTGTTGCTGGGCGTGATGGCGCCGCTGCTGCTCTTTACGCACCTGGCCCACGAGATCTTTGTCGAGGGGGGCTTCGCCTGGGACCAGGCGGTGCTGAACTGGTACGCCGCCCAGCGCACCCCGGGCCTGACCCGCGCGGCCGAAACGCTGGCGCAGGTGGCCGGGGTGAAGGTGCTGCCCTTTATCACGCTGGCCATTGCGTGGCTGCTGGGCAGCTGGCATGAAGGGCGCGGGCGCGCGCACGGCTGGTTTCTGCTGCTCAGCGTGCTGGGCGCGACCCTGCTGAACGTGGCGGCCAAGGTGGTGTTCCAGCGCCCCCGCCCCGATGAACTGACCGCTGTGCTGGCCGAACCCGGCTTCAGTTTTCCTAGTGGGCACGCGATGGCCAATGCGGCGTTTGGCATGGCGCTGGCCCTGGTGTTCTGGCGCTCGCGGGCGGGGTGGCCGGTGGCGGCGTTTGGGTTGGTCTGGGCCGTGACCGTGGGCGCCAGCCGCAATTACCTGGGCGTGCATTACCCGTCCGATGTGCTGGCGGGGATGACCGCCAGTGTGGCGTGGGTGGTGGGCCTGCGCCTGCTGATGGTTCGGCGCTGGCCCTCGCTGCGCCGTTCTCCGGCAGGGCAGCACGATACTCGGGAATAA
- a CDS encoding YceI family protein, translating to MKRFWAVGAAVLAGTVGAVGYRADDGTASFTHTVRFIPVRGTIAGVSATVDLDPANLAATTGSVRVPVVNLKTGIGLRDSHAKGENALHTAKYPNATFTLEKLTGGRLVEGQTLATTATGKLTVKGTTKTVSVPVKATLQGGKVNVSTQFKFNPYDYDVRYPGSSDSVTVDVSFTLNKG from the coding sequence ATGAAACGATTCTGGGCGGTGGGGGCGGCAGTCCTGGCAGGCACAGTGGGCGCAGTGGGGTACCGCGCCGACGACGGCACCGCCAGTTTTACCCATACGGTGCGCTTTATTCCGGTGCGCGGCACCATCGCTGGGGTCAGCGCGACCGTGGACCTGGACCCAGCCAATCTGGCGGCCACCACCGGCTCGGTGCGGGTGCCGGTGGTGAACCTCAAGACCGGAATTGGCCTGCGTGACAGCCACGCCAAGGGCGAAAATGCCCTGCACACCGCCAAGTACCCCAACGCCACCTTTACCCTGGAGAAATTGACAGGCGGGCGGCTGGTGGAGGGCCAAACGCTGGCGACCACGGCCACCGGCAAACTCACGGTCAAGGGCACCACCAAGACCGTCAGCGTGCCGGTGAAAGCCACGCTGCAGGGCGGCAAGGTGAACGTCAGCACCCAGTTCAAGTTCAACCCCTATGACTACGACGTGCGTTACCCGGGCAGCAGCGATTCGGTGACGGTGGACGTGTCGTTCACGCTGAATAAGGGGTAA
- the tpiA gene encoding triose-phosphate isomerase encodes MQNLLALNWKMNKTPTEARAWAQELAGKLSPGPAELAVMAPAITLSTLAANLPAGVAFGGQDVSAHEAGAYTGEISAAMLKDVGATYVVVGHSERREYHGETDAAVAAKAKQAQLSGLIPIVCVGEGLDVRERGEHVAYTLAQLDGSLSGVGPDVVIAYEPVWAIGTGKTATADDAEELAAAIREALTTRYGSDADEIRVLYGGSVKPDNIASICAKPNVNGALVGGASLKVADVLGMNDALKG; translated from the coding sequence ATGCAAAACCTGCTGGCCCTGAACTGGAAGATGAACAAGACCCCCACCGAGGCCCGCGCCTGGGCCCAGGAACTGGCGGGAAAGCTCTCCCCTGGCCCGGCCGAACTGGCGGTCATGGCCCCCGCGATTACCCTCAGCACGCTGGCAGCCAACCTGCCGGCGGGCGTGGCGTTTGGCGGGCAGGATGTCTCGGCGCATGAGGCTGGGGCCTACACGGGCGAAATCAGCGCGGCGATGCTGAAAGACGTGGGGGCCACCTACGTGGTGGTGGGCCACAGCGAGCGGCGCGAGTACCACGGCGAAACCGACGCCGCCGTGGCCGCCAAGGCCAAGCAGGCGCAGCTCAGCGGCCTGATTCCCATTGTCTGCGTGGGCGAGGGGCTGGACGTGCGCGAGCGCGGCGAGCATGTGGCTTACACCCTGGCGCAACTGGACGGCAGCCTGAGCGGCGTGGGCCCCGACGTGGTGATCGCCTATGAACCGGTCTGGGCGATTGGCACCGGCAAAACCGCCACCGCCGACGACGCCGAAGAGCTGGCCGCCGCCATCCGCGAGGCCCTGACCACCCGCTACGGCAGCGACGCCGACGAGATTCGCGTGCTGTACGGTGGCAGCGTCAAGCCGGACAACATCGCCAGCATCTGCGCCAAGCCGAATGTGAATGGTGCCCTGGTGGGCGGCGCCAGCTTGAAGGTGGCCGACGTGCTGGGCATGAACGACGCTCTTAAGGGTTAA